In the Hordeum vulgare subsp. vulgare chromosome 7H, MorexV3_pseudomolecules_assembly, whole genome shotgun sequence genome, one interval contains:
- the LOC123410895 gene encoding uncharacterized protein LOC123410895, whose protein sequence is MSSSLRRRPAARPMGKPSVKGLNSYNRWSSLANLIPEEEESYYQEDRLSDLPDDVLLNIVERLDIADAARTSTLSRRWKPILAMLAEISIKVGSVDPEHDRTCDEVVRANATVLGATRSLLEKRTANLHAIRCMRLFLGDASAIVSKTIGNTVATKKVGLVELDILTEKVTKTCTDDDMATYGRQLMAFVDACPDTLSGLTRLKLENVMIGGSDFPKIFSICKRLVFLRLDNCDMGSLSLLELQHPQLRQLEMENIYFERVDLNWLPELTTLTFSCWASPRDPLSFGYVPLLQTVSITNCSLSYHKMLKLSEVLGNATISNLRLNFESEKIWVKPEGPKELSQVFNKLRLVHLADISEECDLTWTMFVLQGAPSLEELRITVWDKCLMLRDESERKLHRYSEEKKDARTEWETSASAFKHHNLLVLRIFGFQSEDKFVDYVTAVMEAAVNLKDIYLLEKPTCETCPRRKIKDRYPRTTKQRNMVRSCFNMDMHPLLRIHFPVRAK, encoded by the exons ATGTCGAGCTCTCTTCGCCGGCGACCGGCCGCCAGACCGATGGGCAAACCATCCGTCAAGGGCCTCAACAGCTATAACCGATGGTCCTCTCTAGCCAATCTG ATACCCGAAGAAGAGGAAAGCTATTATCAAGAAGACCGGCTCAGCGATTTGCCTGATGATGTATTGCTTAATATCGTGGAGCGACTCGATATCGCAGATGCTGCAAGAACCAGCACCCTCTCCAGACGTTGGAAGCCGATCCTCGCGATGCTCGCTGAAATTTCTATAAAGGTTGGTTCCGTCGACCCGGAGCACGACAGGACCTGTGATGAGGTAGTTCGAGCCAATGCAACCGTACTTGGGGCGACTAGGAGCCTTCTGGAAAAAAGGACGGCAAATCTACACGCCATCCGGTGCATGAGATTGTTCTTGGGAGATGCAAGCGCTATAGTCAGCAAGACTATCGGGAACACCGTAGCGACGAAGAAGGTTGGTTTGGTTGAGTTGGATATCTTGACAGAGAAAGTGACTAAAACATGCACCGATGATGATATGGCCACTTACGGGAGACAGCTCATGGCATTCGTTGATGCTTGTCCGGACACATTGAGTGGTCTCACGCGACTCAAGCTGGAGAATGTGATGATAGGTGGATCAGACTTCCCTAAAATCTTCAGTATATGCAAGCGACTGGTGTTCCTCCGCTTGGACAACTGCGACATGGGGTCACTGTCCTTGCTAGAATTGCAACACCCGCAGCTTCGCCAACTCGAGATGGAAAATATTTACTTTGAGAGGGTTGATCTGAACTGGCTACCAGAGCTCACAACGCTGACTTTTTCTTGCTGGGCCTCTCCGCGTGATCCTTTGTCTTTTGGTTATGTCCCACTGCTCCAGACCGTAAGCATCACTAATTGCAGTCTTTCATACCACAAGATGCTCAAGTTAAGTGAAGTCCTTGGCAATGCCACCATAAGCAACCTGCGTTTGAACTTTGAAAGTGAAAAG ATTTGGGTTAAACCTGAAGGCCCAAAAGAATTGTCGCAGGTATTCAACAAACTAAGGCTTGTGCATTTGGCTGACATTTCAGAAGAATGTGATCTGACTTGGACGATGTTCGTTCTGCAAGGCGCACCTTCCCTTGAGGAGCTACGCATCACG GTGTGGGATAAGTGCCTAATGCTGAGGGATGAGAGCGAGAGGAAGTTGCATAGGTAtagcgaggagaagaaggacgcacGCACAGAGTGGGAAACGTCTGCATCAGCTTTCAAGCACCACAATCTTTTGGTGCTCAGGATCTTTGGGTTTCAATCAGAAGACAAGTTTGTGGATTATGTCACAGCTGTCATGGAAGCAGCAGTGAATCTCAAGGACATATACCTGCTTGAGAAGCCAACGTGCGAGACGTGTCCCCGCCGGAAGATCAAGGATAGATACCCTCGGACAACGAAGCAGAGGAACATGGTCAGGAGCTGTTTCAACATGGATATGCACCCGCTTTTAAGGATTCACTTCCCAGTTCGAGCCAAATAA